The sequence AATTAAAATTAGAATTTGTTGATTCTGATGAAACTATCGAAAAAAAGTGTGGTGTTGATATAAATTGGATCTTCGATTTAGAAGGGGAAGAAGGTTTTAGAAACCGTGAAAGAGATGTTATAGCTGAGATTTTAGCTGAAAAGCAAAATATAGTATTAGCAACAGGTGGTGGAGCTATATTAGATCCAGATACGCGATCTCTACTATCATCAAGAGGTAAAGTTGTTTATTTAGAAGCAACTATTGAACAGCAACTTGAAAGAACAGCAAAAGATACAAAAAGACCTTTGTTAAGAGTTGATGATAAAAGACCAGTTTTAGAAGAGTTAATGGCGGAGAGAGAGCCTTTATATAGAAGTATTGCTGATGTTGTTGTTGAGACAAATGGTGCAACAGTAAAAAATATCGTTAATAAAATATCTACATTTTTAGTTGAAGAAACAATCCTGTGATAGATAAACTACAAGTAAATCCTACATCTAGTGAGAGCTATGAGATAATTATAGATTCATCATTAGACTATTCTCATATCAATCAATATATAACAAATAAACAAATTCTTATTGTAACAAATACAACTGTCGAAAGGTTATATTTGAAGAATATCTTGGATTTTGTATCTAAAGTAACAAATACTCATGTTTGTGTTTTAGCTGATGGAGAGCAATATAAATCTCAGCAAAGTTTAGATAAAATATTATCGACTCTATTAGAAAATAAATTTACACGCTCCTCAACTGTACTTATAGCTTTAGGTGGTGGAGTAATAGGTGATATTACAGGTTTTGCTGCTGCTATATATCAACGAGGTGTTGATTTTATTCAAATACCAACCACATTGCTTTCTCAAGTTGATTCTTCTGTTGGTGGTAAGACAGCAATCAACCATACTTTAGGCAAGAATATGATAGGAGCGTTTTATCAACCTAAACTTGTTTATACATCTGTCGAGTTTTATAAAACATTACCTCCTAGAGAATTTATATCTGGTATGGCAGAGGTAGTAAAATATGCATTTATATCTAGAGAGTTTTATAATTGGTTGGAGTCTAGTAGACAGAAGATCTTAGAGAAAGACCAAAAGACTTTGATAGAAATGATAAAAAGAAGCTGTCAGATCAAAGCAAAAGTAGTTGCTGAAGATGAAAAAGAGATAACTGGTGCCAGAGCTATACTTAATTTTGGTCATACTTTTGGACATGCTATTGAAAAATGCCAAAGATACCTTGGGTTGAAACATGGTGAAGCTGTAGGTGTTGGTATGGCTCAAGCCATTGATTTTTCATATTTCTTAGGGATGTTGAGTTATCAGCAAGCTAAAGAATTTAAAGAGTTTATTACAAGTTTTAATATATCTATAGAGTTTCCTAAAGATCTTGATAAGAAAGAATATCTTGATGCGATGCTTCTAGATAAGAAAAATAGTAATAAAATGCTTAAGTTCATTTTAATCAATGATATTGGTGACTTAAGATTGTTAGCAGAATCTCAAGATAATCTCCAAAAATTTTTAGAAAAATAAAATCATTATTCTATTTCAAATTAATCTTTTGATAAAAAGCAGTATAATTTAGCTCTAAATTAAAGCTAGATATTTGATGAAAAAATATTTAAGTAGTTATTATTCTTAGCTTTTGCTATCGATTAAGTTTCTTGTTGCCTTCTTTAACTCATTTCTGTAATAGTCTAAGTTTCTAGAAGATTCATCTTTTAAGTCTTTTATTTGTTGAGTTAAGAAAGTGATTTGACTTTCAAGACTCTCTTTTAAGTCAGAAATTCTTTGTTTTGATTGCTCTTGAAGCAGATCACAATATGATTTTGCATCTTTAGCTAATCTTTCAGCTGTTTCACGACGAATACTTTCTT is a genomic window of Francisella sp. LA112445 containing:
- the aroK gene encoding shikimate kinase AroK — protein: MIRTKNIFLIGPVGAGKSTIGKQLAKELKLEFVDSDETIEKKCGVDINWIFDLEGEEGFRNRERDVIAEILAEKQNIVLATGGGAILDPDTRSLLSSRGKVVYLEATIEQQLERTAKDTKRPLLRVDDKRPVLEELMAEREPLYRSIADVVVETNGATVKNIVNKISTFLVEETIL
- the aroB gene encoding 3-dehydroquinate synthase, with the protein product MIDKLQVNPTSSESYEIIIDSSLDYSHINQYITNKQILIVTNTTVERLYLKNILDFVSKVTNTHVCVLADGEQYKSQQSLDKILSTLLENKFTRSSTVLIALGGGVIGDITGFAAAIYQRGVDFIQIPTTLLSQVDSSVGGKTAINHTLGKNMIGAFYQPKLVYTSVEFYKTLPPREFISGMAEVVKYAFISREFYNWLESSRQKILEKDQKTLIEMIKRSCQIKAKVVAEDEKEITGARAILNFGHTFGHAIEKCQRYLGLKHGEAVGVGMAQAIDFSYFLGMLSYQQAKEFKEFITSFNISIEFPKDLDKKEYLDAMLLDKKNSNKMLKFILINDIGDLRLLAESQDNLQKFLEK
- a CDS encoding kinesin, with the protein product MAISQNAIKILQEIDELDLFSNISEEWSTLLNEPNDEIKIKKLYSALVKESIRRETAERLAKDAKSYCDLLQEQSKQRISDLKESLESQITFLTQQIKDLKDESSRNLDYYRNELKKATRNLIDSKS